The genomic DNA TACCCGCGGCGGCCTGGACGGCGAGGCCGACTTCGCCACCCTCAGCCAGGGCAACCGCCGGCGCGCCCTGCTGGCCCGGGCCATGGTGGCCGAGCCCGACCTGCTGCTCCTCGACGAGCCCACCAACCACCTCGACATCGACGCCATCGCCTGGCTCGAGGGCGAACTGCAGCGCTTCGGCGGCACCCTCGTCTTCGTGACCCACGACCGCGCGTTCCTACGCGGGCTGGCCGATCGCATCGTCGAGCTCGATCGCGGCCGGCTGCGCGACTGGTCGTGCGACTACACCACCTTCGTGGCCCGGCGCGACGAGGCCCTGCGCGTGGAGCAGGAGCAGTGGGCGGCCTTCGACCGCAAGCTCGCCCAGGAGGAGGTGTGGATCCGGCAGGGAGTGCGCGAACGCCGGACCCGCAACGAGGGGCGGGTGCGCGAGCTGAAGCGCATGCGCGAGGAGCGGCGCGAGCGGCGGGAACAGGCGGGCGCCGCGCGGATCGGCCTGCAGGAGGCCGGCCGCAGCGGCCGCCTCGTGGCCCGGGTGCGCGACCTCGAATTCGGCTGGGGCGCCACGTCCCTGGTGAAGGACTTCAGCACCCTGATCCAGCGCGGCGACCGCGTGGGCATCCTGGGCCCCAACGGCGCGGGCAAGACGACCCTGCTGCGCCTGCTGCTGGGCGAACTGGCGCCCCGGCGCGGCACGGTCGAGCGGGGCACGAACCTGCAGGTGGCCTATTTCGACCAGCAGCGCGCCCAGCTCGACGAGACGCGTACGGTCATGGAGAACGTGACCGACGGACGCGAGACGATTCCCTTCGGCGGGCGCACGGTCCACGCCATCACCTACCTGAAGAACTTCCTCTTCACCCCCGATCGCGCCCGCTCGCCCATCACCCACCTGTCCGGCGGCGAGCGCAACCGCCTGCTCCTGGCGCGGCTCTTCACCCAGCCGGCGAACCTGCTGGTGCTGGACGAGCCGACCAACGACCTGGACATCGAGACGGTCGAGCTGCTGGAGGAGCTGGTGGGCGAGTTCGACGGCACCCTGCTGCTGGTGAGCCACGACCGGGAGTTCCTGGACAACGTCACCACGAGCACCCTGGTGCTCGAGGGCGAGGGCCGGGTGGCGGAGACGGTCGGCGGCTACGCCGACTGGGCCCGCGCGTCGCGGGCGGCGGCGCGGGAGCGGGCCCGCGAAGAGGCCGCCGCGAACCCCCGGACGGACCGCCGCGAGACCCCGCCCGCTCCCGGCGGGCAATCGGCCGCCGCGCCGAAGAAATTGACGTGGAAAGAGAGCCGCGAACTCGAGGAGCTTCCCGACCGCATCGAGGCCCTCGAGACCGAGCAGTCCGCGTTGCATGCGCGGCTGGCCGATCCGGCCTTCTACCAGGGGCCCGGCGCGGAGATCGCCGCGGTGCGGAGCCGTCTCGAATCGTTAAGCGATCAATTGACATCGCTTTATGATCGGTGGAGCGAACTCTCCGAACGCAGCGGCTAGTCGAACCCGATTCCCGTTCTCAAATGGCGCTCCAACTCTCCGTCGGTTGCGGACTTAGCGGCGTGTGCGATCGCGGCGCACGTCCGACGCGAATTCGGCAACCCGGCCCGGACGAGTTCTGGCGCGGCGAAAACCGCTGGCATACATTGGGCCCATGCGGTTCAATGAGCCGCAGCGGTCCGGTTTCGCGGCCGACCGCGACCCGCTGCCCGGTCCCAGCCGGCCGGGCCTCTTTCCAGACCCCTACTCCCTCTCCCGCAGGGCCTGGTGGCGGTGGGATCGAGGGCGAGGAGGCGACGCAAACGCCATGTCTTCTGAACTCATCAGGCAAGACGATGTCACCATCCGCTTCGTCGGCGACTCCGGCGACGGCATGCAGCTGACAGGGACCCAGTTCACCGACACGACGGCCAAGGTCGGCAACGACCTCGCCACCTTCCCCGACTTCCCCGCCGAGATCCGCGCCCCGGCCGGCTCGCGGGCGGGCGTCTCCGGCTTCCAGATCCACTTCAGCTCGCGCGACATCTACACCCCCGGCGACGCCCCGAGCGTGCTGGTGGCCATGAACCCCGCGGCGCTGATCACCAACTACAAGGATCTGCAGCCCGGCGGCATCATCCTCGTGAACACGGGCGCGTTCACCGAGGCGGACCTGAAGAAGGCCGACCTCGACTCGAACCCCCTGACCGACGGCACCCTGAAGGGCTTCCGGGTCATCGAGGAGGACATCAACCAGCGCACCATGGAGGCGCTGGCGGACATGGGTCTGGGCAAGAAGGACGTGCTGCGTTGCAAGAACTTCTACACCCTGGGCATGGTGTACTGGCTGTACAGCCGGCCCATGGAGCCGACGCTCGAATGGCTCGAGCAGAAGTTCGCCAAGAAGCCGGAGCTGGTCGAGGCCAACAGCCGCGCCCTCAAGGCCGGCTACAACCACGGTGAGCTGCTGCGCCTCTTCCAGGGCCGCTACGAGGTGCCGAGCCTCGAGAACGCCCCCAAGGGCCACTACCGGAACATCATGGGCAACGAGGCCCTGGCCATCGGCCTGGTCGCGGGCGCCAAGCTCGCGAACCTGAAGCCGTTCCTCGGCTCGTACCCCATCACGCCGGCCACCGACATCCTGCAGTACATGGCGCTCATGAAGAACCACGACGTCATCACCTGCCAGATGGAGGACGAGATCGCGGGCATCTGCACCGCCATCGGCGCCTCGTTCGCCGGCCGCCTGGGCATCACCACGACCTCGGGTCCCGGCCTCGCGCTGAAGACCGAGGCCGCGGGCCTGGCCGTGATGACGGAGCTGCCGCTGGTCATCGTCGACGTGCAGCGGGGCGGTCCCTCGACCGGTCTGCCCACCAAGGTGGAGCAGTCCGACCTGATGCAGTCGATCTTTGGCCGCAACGGCGAGTGCCCCATGCCGGTGCTGGCCTGCGCGACGCCGGCCGACGCCTTCGACTGCGCGGTCGAGGCCTGCCGCATCGCGACCGAGTACATGACGCCGGTGATCCTGCTGAGCGACAACTACATCGCCAACGGGGCCGAGCCCTGGAAGCTGCCGGCGATGGAAGAGCTCAAGCCGTTCCCGATGACGTTCGTGACCGATCCGGAGGGCTTCAGCCCCATGACGCGGGACGGGAAGCTGGCGCGCAACTGGGCCAAGCCCGGCACGCCCGGCCTCGAGCACCGCATCGGCGGCCTGGAGAAGGACGCGAAGACGGGCAACGTCTCCTACGATCCGGACAACCACCAGGTCATGATCGAGACGCGCGAAGCCAAGGTCATGGGCGTCCGCGAGACGATCCCGACCCCGCCCCTGAATGGCGAGGCGACCGGCGACCTGCTGGTCGTCGCCTGGGGCTCCACCTTCGGTGCGACGCGGGCCGCGGTCGAGCGCCTGCAGAAGGAAGGCGTCAAGGCCACCCATCTGCACATGCGCCACCTGTGGCCGCTGCCCCACGGTCTGCTCGAGATCTTCAAGGGTTTCAAGCGGATCGTCGTGCCGGAAATGAACCGCGGCCAGCTGGCCCGGCTGCTCCAGGCGGAGTATCCCGAAGTGCGGTTCGAGACCTACAGCAAGATGAAGGGCAAGCCGTTCCAGGCCCGGGAACTGAAGGCCCATTTCGAGAATATCCTGGAGGAGAAGCGATGAGCGAAGTCCAGCAATTGAAGGCGAAAGACTTCAAGTCCAGCCAGGAAGTGCGGTGGTGCCCGGGTTGCGGCGACTACTCGATCATCAGCGGCGTGCAGAACACGCTCGCCGACATCGGGGTCCGCAAGGAGAACGTGGTCTTCGTCTCGGGCATCGGCTGCTCGAGCCGGTTCCCGTACTACATGGACACCTACGGCATGCACGGCATCCACGGCCGGGCGAACGCGATCGCCACCGGTGTGAAGGTCGCCAACCCCGAACTCGACGTGTGGGTCATCACCGGCGACGGTGACGGCCTGTCGATCGGCGGCAACCACATGATCCACTCCCTGCGCCGCAACGTGGGGATGAAGATCATCCTGTTCAACAACGAGATCTACGGCCTGACGAAGGGCCAGTACTCGCCGACCTCGCCGCAGGGCCTGAAGACGAAGACCTCGCCCTTCGGTTCGGTCGACGCGCCCTTCAACCCGATCCAGCTCGCCATCGGCGCCGGCGCCACGTTCGTGGCCCGCACCATGGACGTCAGCCCGAAGCACATGAAGGAGACGCTGGCCATCGCGGCCGAGCACAAGGGCGCCGCCTTCGTCGAGGTCTGGCAGAACTGCGTGATCTTCAACGACGGCTGCTTCAAGGGCTGGACCGAGAAGGCCGTCCGCGACGAGCTGACGATCAACCTCGAGGCCGGCAAGCCCATGGTCTACGGCAAGGACATGGACAAGGGCCTGAAGATCGCGGGATTCAAGGTCGAGGTCGTGTCGGCGGACGAGGCCTCGGTCTGGGATCCGACGGTCGACTCGGCGGGTGCGGCGTTCCTCATGTCGCAGCTCGACAAGGACCCGAACATGCCGCGCCCCATGGGCGTGCTGCGCCAGGTGCAGGCGCCGACCCTCGAGGACCTCGTCCACGAGCAGGTCAGCTCCGTGACCGACAAGCGCGGCGACGGCAACCTGAAGGACCTGATCTACACTCCCGACGTGTGGGAAGTGAAGTAGGGCCGACGGGTCACCGGCGGAAGAACGGAAGCGGCGCCTCTGCGGAGGCGCCGCTTCTTCGTTGTCGCCGATCGCGCGGTTCGCCGCTACTTCAGCAGCATGATCTTGCGGTGGTCGACGCCCGCCGCCGTTTCCAGGCGCACGTAGTAGGCGCCGCTGGCCACGGCCCGGCCGGTGTCGTCCCGCCCCGACCAGGTGACGTCCTGCTCGCCGGCGCTCCGGCGGCCGTCGACGAGGGTCCGCACCAGGCGCCCGGTGACGTCGAAGACGGCCACCCGCACCGGGCCGTCCGCCGCCAGCGCGTAGCGGATGCGCGTCTCGGGATTGAACGGGTTGGGCACGTTGGCCAGCAGGGCCGTGCGCGCGACCGGCGTGCCCGCCGAGGTCACCTCGACCTCGGCGCTGCGCGCGAGCTCGCGCCCGTCGCGCCAGGCGGCGTAGCTGTACCAGGCCGTCCCGCCGGCGGGCGGGGGCGCGTCGTCGCGGTAGCGGATCACCGCGCCGTCGGCCGGCAGCAGCGTCTCCGTGACCCGCGTCGCCGCGGCGCCGGGCAGCCGGCGGAAGACGTGGAAGCCGTCGACGTCGTCCAGGCGCACCGTCCATTCCAGGTCGACGCCGCCCGCGGCGGGCACCGCCCGCGGCGTCGGCAGCGCCACGGCGACGGGATCGCCGTCGGTGATCCGGGCCACCTCGGGCACGCCGGTGGTCGTCACCATGGGCGTCAGGGCGGACTGGTCGTTCCACGGCAGCCACGACATGAAGCCGGGCAGCGAGGGCTGCTGGATCGGGCGCAGCTCGAGGGCGACGTTGGTGGGGTCGACGTCGGTCACCAGCAGGTCGAAGGTGGCCAGCAGCGTCCCGGTGGCCAGGTAGGGCAGGGGTGCGAGGCCGATGCCCACCACGTACTCGTAGCCGTTCACGGGGTCGCCCGCGTTGATGGCGTTGCCCGCGAGGACGACGTCGGTGAACAGGGCCTCGCCCCGCACGACGACGAGGCACTCCCACCCCGCGACACCCGACGTGTCGGTGGGATTCCGCAGCGCCAGGTAGACCGGCACCGTGAAGGGCGGCACCTCGGCGGCGCGCTCCGCCGCGGTGAAGCCCGGGTCGAAGTACAGGCCGAGCTGGTTCGTGCCGAGGGGGATGCCGACGTCGGGCCGGCCGCGCAGCACCACGCCGCTGCACGCCGCGGGGCCGAGTGCCAGCACGCCTTCGTCGTCGTAGATCGAGTTCGCGGTGTACGCGATCTGGAGCGGGGCCGCTGCGCCGGGCGCCACCTCGGCAGGGGGCGTACCGACCACGGCGAAGGCGGGATTGTCGATGAAGGGCGCCAGAGCGAGCGGCACGGTGCCGAGATTCTCGACCGTGACCGTGCCGTACGCCGTCTGGCCGATGGCGACCCCGGAGATCGCGAGCGTGTCGGGCGTCACCGCGCAGGATTCGATCACCGGCCCACCGGTGCCGGCGAGACTCACGGCGGGGAGATAGGGCCCGAGGTCGAGGTCGGCGGTGAAGTAGCCGTCGACCACGGGGTTGAAGTTGACGATCAGGGCCAGTTCGGTGCCGGGCGGCACCACCAGGGTCTCGCCGTCCCGGCCGACCGCGAAGGGGGCCGTGTCCGGCACGATCGCGGGCACGACCTCGAAGGAGCCGACGCCCCGGTTGACGATCCGGATCACCTGCACGCGGCCGGAACCCGGCTCCGTGGCCGGGAAGACCACGTGCGAGGGCAGGATCTCGTAGTCGGGCGTGCTCCAGACGGCGACGCCGTGCACGAGGGCGTCGGGCAGGCCGTCGCCGAAGACGATGCGCGACGTCCACTCGCCCGGCTGGACGGGGGCGAAGCGCACCTGCACACTGCGGATGAGGCCCGGCTGCAGGTTCAGGACGCCGCCGCCGGACGTGATGGCGAACGGGTCGTGGGGACCGTCCCAGGCCACGTCGAGGGCCAGCACGGTCTCGCCCGTGTTGCGCAGGGAGGTGGATCCGGTGGTGATGCTGCCGACCTCGAGCGTGCCGAAGTCGATATCGACCGGCTCGGTCCAGGAGGAGACGAGGTCGCGGCCGGAGCCGGCCACGTCGATCTGGGGCAGTCCGGTGCCGAGGCTCACGGCGCAGACGTGGGGGCCCGGGCCGGACGGCGTGAAGGTGATGCCGAGGCTGAAGGTCTGGCCGGCGGCCACGGCCACGGCGCCGGTGCGGGAGAGCTGGAACTGGGGGTCGGCGCAGACGAGCGAGATGTCGAGTGGCAGCACGCCGCCGCCGACGTTGGAGATGCCGACCCATCTCGTCACGGACTGGCCGATGGTCACCGTGCCGAAGCGCACGATCCGCGTCTCGAGCTCGCCGACGGGCGAGTCGCTGTTGATGGTGGCCACGACGGGCTCGCCGGTGGTCGTGACCAGGGGCTGCAGGTCGCCCGGCGCGTCGCCGCCGAGATAGGCCATCCGGCCGGGGAGCGAGGCGAAGTAGATGGGGCCGAGGGAGATCTCCACCGGGCCGGGACCCGTCACGAAGGCGGTGAAGGTGGCCACCGCGGTGCTGCTGCCCGGGGGCAGGGGCGCAGCGAGGCCCACCGCGAAGTCCGGCGGCGTCGCCGCGTTGATCGCCTGGCCCGCCAGGCTCCAGTTTGTCAGCGTGCCCGGCCCGTCCACGGCGACCCGGCACTCCCAGCCGAGGATGCCGCCGCCCACACCCGGATCGCGGATCACGAGGTAGCCGGTCAGCGGCACGAAGACGTCGGGCTGGACGATGTCGGTCTGCGTCAGGGCCTCGTCCCAGTAGATGCCGATCTCGTCGGCGGCGCGGGCGGCGGGGCCGGCGCCGAGGAGCAGCAGGACGCCCAGGAGCGCCACGAGCCGGGCCGGGTCCCGGCGGCGGAGAGCGAGTCGCATCGATTTCCCCTTCATTCAGCGAACGGACCGGCGCGAGCGGTGGCCGGACCCGCATGAGTCTACCAAAACGGGGGGATTTCACAAAACGGGCCGTCGGAGGCTCAGACCTGCATATCCAGAAGTCGCGCCGGGACGATGGCTTGCGGCGATACGTCGCACCCCACGCCGACCACCGTGACCCCGGCCGCCAGCGCGTCCCGCAGCAGCCGGCCGTACGCCGGGTCGATGTCGTCGGCGGGCCCGACCGTGCGGGCGTCCGGCCGCTGGGAGCAGAAGAGCAGCACGGCGCGCTCGCCCGCCGCCGCCAGGTCCATCAGTTCGCGCAGGTGCTTGCGGCCCCGCTCGGAGGGGGCGTCGGGGAAGCGGCCGTGGCCGCCGGCGACCAGCGAGACGTTCTTCACCTCGACCCACACCGGCCCCGCGGCGCCCGCCAGCAGCAGGTCGATGCGCGAACCGCGCGTGCCGTACTTCACCTCGCGTCTGATGTCGTCGCACCCGGCCAGGGCGGGCACCAGGCCGGCCGTGATCGCCTCGGCGGCCAGCGTGTTGGCCAGCGCCGTGTTTACGCCCACGGGCACGCCCTCGGGCGTGTCGACGATCTCGAGGGACCACTTCAGCTTCCGCGCCGGATCGGCGGCCGGGCTCAGCCAGATGCGGCCGCCGGGGTGCAGACAGCCCGTCATGCGGCCGGTGTTGTTGGTGTGGGCGACGAGGTCGGTGCCGTCGGGGCCGACGGCGTGGATCAGGAAGCGCTTCTCGCGGCGGATGAAGGTGGCGGGCTGCAGGGGGCGGGGAAACTCCATGGATGTCCTCGGGGCCGGGCGGGCCGGGCCCGCCATGGGAGATGGCGCGTTGCCCGCGTGGGCGGACGGCGTTATTGTTAGCCCCATCGCGAACGATGGCAACTCCCGCTCCGAAAGACGACGTGACGATGCAGCTCGGTGACTGGAATTTCCGCGCCGTCCACGACGGCCGGTTCAAGCTCGACGGCGGCGCCATGTTCGGCGTGGTGCCCAAGATCTTCTGGGAGAAGCAGCATCCGGCCGACGAGATGAACCGCATCGACCTGGACCTGCGCTGCCTGCTCGTCGACCACGGCGACCGGCGCATCCTGGTCGACACCGGCATGGGCGACCGCTGGACCGAGAAGCAGCTGAAGATCTACGGTCTGGTGCGCCGACCCAACCAGCTCGTGGCCGAGCTGGCCGAGGCGGGCGTCACGCGCGAGTCGATCACCGACGTGGTGCTCACGCATCTGCACTTCGATCACTGCGGCGGCACCCTGCAGGAGCGTGACGGCGAACTCAGGCCCGTCTTCCCCAACGCCCGCCACTGGGTGCAGAAGCGCCACTGGGAGTGGTCGCAGGGCCCGAGCGAGCGTGACCGCGCCAGCTTCCGCCCCGAGGACTTCGCCGCCCTGGCCGAGCACGGCCAGCTGCAGCTGGTCGACGGGCCCGGGGAGATCATGCCGGGCGTGCGGGTGACGACGATCAGCGGGCACACCCCGGGCCAGCAGATGGTCGAGTTCCACACGGGCGCCGGCACGGTGGTCTTCGTGGGCGACCTGCTGCCCTTCCTGAGCCAGGTGCACATCCCCTGGATCATGGGCTTCGACCTGAACCCGCTGCTCACGGTCACCGAGAAGAAGCAGTTCCTGACCCGGGCCGTCGAGGACGGCTACATCCTGGTCTTCGAACACGACACCATGCACGAGGCCGCCACCGTGACGTTCGCCGACGGGAAGTTCCAGCCCGACCGCGTCTTCACCCTGGCCGCGGCCGCCGCGGGCGGCGAGTAGGAAGCGCACGTGAAGAACGACGACCTGATTCCCGACCTGACCGCCGCCGCGCCGCCGCCGGAGCCGGAGCGCGACGTCGTCCGGAAGCCGTCCTGGCTGCGCATGAAGCGCCAGGGCGGGGCCGAGTACAACGACATGAAGCGCCTGCTGCGCACCGCCTCCCTGAACACGGTGTGCGAGAGCGCCAACTGCCCCAACCGGGGCGAGTGCTTCAGCAGCCGCACGGCGACCTTCATGCTGCTGGGCGACATCTGCACCCGCCACTGCACCTTCTGCAACATCCCGGGCGGCCGCGTGCGGCCCGTCGACGCCGACGAGCCGCGCCGCGTGGCCGAGGCCGTGGCCGAGCTGCAGCTGAAGTTCGCCGTGGTCACCTCCGTCAATCGCGACGACCTGCCCGACGGCGGCGCCGCCCACTTCGCCTCGACCATCCGGCAGATCCGGCGGCGCAACCCCGGCTGCGGGGTCGAGGTGCTGATTCCCGACTTCATGGGCGATCCCCAGGCCCTCGAGGTGGTGCTCGAGGCCGCGCCCGAGGTGCTGAACCACAACCTCGAGACCGTGCCGCGCCTGTACGGCGAGATGCGTCCGCAGGCCGACTACCACCGTTCGCTGCAGGTGCTGCGGCGCGCGCGGCAGTGGGCCGACGGGTTCGAGCGCAACATCCGCATCAAGACGGGCATCATGGTCG from bacterium includes the following:
- a CDS encoding ATP-binding cassette domain-containing protein, yielding MALIELKSVALSHGGPPVLDGVDLRVHAGERISLVGRNGEGKSTLLRVLAGTVRPDAGEIVRQGGLRIGWLPQEVPAEVSGTVDAVVRAGLAAALGAERAREEGHLVAQALTRGGLDGEADFATLSQGNRRRALLARAMVAEPDLLLLDEPTNHLDIDAIAWLEGELQRFGGTLVFVTHDRAFLRGLADRIVELDRGRLRDWSCDYTTFVARRDEALRVEQEQWAAFDRKLAQEEVWIRQGVRERRTRNEGRVRELKRMREERRERREQAGAARIGLQEAGRSGRLVARVRDLEFGWGATSLVKDFSTLIQRGDRVGILGPNGAGKTTLLRLLLGELAPRRGTVERGTNLQVAYFDQQRAQLDETRTVMENVTDGRETIPFGGRTVHAITYLKNFLFTPDRARSPITHLSGGERNRLLLARLFTQPANLLVLDEPTNDLDIETVELLEELVGEFDGTLLLVSHDREFLDNVTTSTLVLEGEGRVAETVGGYADWARASRAAARERAREEAAANPRTDRRETPPAPGGQSAAAPKKLTWKESRELEELPDRIEALETEQSALHARLADPAFYQGPGAEIAAVRSRLESLSDQLTSLYDRWSELSERSG
- a CDS encoding 2-oxoacid:acceptor oxidoreductase subunit alpha — encoded protein: MSSELIRQDDVTIRFVGDSGDGMQLTGTQFTDTTAKVGNDLATFPDFPAEIRAPAGSRAGVSGFQIHFSSRDIYTPGDAPSVLVAMNPAALITNYKDLQPGGIILVNTGAFTEADLKKADLDSNPLTDGTLKGFRVIEEDINQRTMEALADMGLGKKDVLRCKNFYTLGMVYWLYSRPMEPTLEWLEQKFAKKPELVEANSRALKAGYNHGELLRLFQGRYEVPSLENAPKGHYRNIMGNEALAIGLVAGAKLANLKPFLGSYPITPATDILQYMALMKNHDVITCQMEDEIAGICTAIGASFAGRLGITTTSGPGLALKTEAAGLAVMTELPLVIVDVQRGGPSTGLPTKVEQSDLMQSIFGRNGECPMPVLACATPADAFDCAVEACRIATEYMTPVILLSDNYIANGAEPWKLPAMEELKPFPMTFVTDPEGFSPMTRDGKLARNWAKPGTPGLEHRIGGLEKDAKTGNVSYDPDNHQVMIETREAKVMGVRETIPTPPLNGEATGDLLVVAWGSTFGATRAAVERLQKEGVKATHLHMRHLWPLPHGLLEIFKGFKRIVVPEMNRGQLARLLQAEYPEVRFETYSKMKGKPFQARELKAHFENILEEKR
- a CDS encoding 2-oxoacid:ferredoxin oxidoreductase subunit beta, whose amino-acid sequence is MSEVQQLKAKDFKSSQEVRWCPGCGDYSIISGVQNTLADIGVRKENVVFVSGIGCSSRFPYYMDTYGMHGIHGRANAIATGVKVANPELDVWVITGDGDGLSIGGNHMIHSLRRNVGMKIILFNNEIYGLTKGQYSPTSPQGLKTKTSPFGSVDAPFNPIQLAIGAGATFVARTMDVSPKHMKETLAIAAEHKGAAFVEVWQNCVIFNDGCFKGWTEKAVRDELTINLEAGKPMVYGKDMDKGLKIAGFKVEVVSADEASVWDPTVDSAGAAFLMSQLDKDPNMPRPMGVLRQVQAPTLEDLVHEQVSSVTDKRGDGNLKDLIYTPDVWEVK
- a CDS encoding choice-of-anchor D domain-containing protein; the encoded protein is MRLALRRRDPARLVALLGVLLLLGAGPAARAADEIGIYWDEALTQTDIVQPDVFVPLTGYLVIRDPGVGGGILGWECRVAVDGPGTLTNWSLAGQAINAATPPDFAVGLAAPLPPGSSTAVATFTAFVTGPGPVEISLGPIYFASLPGRMAYLGGDAPGDLQPLVTTTGEPVVATINSDSPVGELETRIVRFGTVTIGQSVTRWVGISNVGGGVLPLDISLVCADPQFQLSRTGAVAVAAGQTFSLGITFTPSGPGPHVCAVSLGTGLPQIDVAGSGRDLVSSWTEPVDIDFGTLEVGSITTGSTSLRNTGETVLALDVAWDGPHDPFAITSGGGVLNLQPGLIRSVQVRFAPVQPGEWTSRIVFGDGLPDALVHGVAVWSTPDYEILPSHVVFPATEPGSGRVQVIRIVNRGVGSFEVVPAIVPDTAPFAVGRDGETLVVPPGTELALIVNFNPVVDGYFTADLDLGPYLPAVSLAGTGGPVIESCAVTPDTLAISGVAIGQTAYGTVTVENLGTVPLALAPFIDNPAFAVVGTPPAEVAPGAAAPLQIAYTANSIYDDEGVLALGPAACSGVVLRGRPDVGIPLGTNQLGLYFDPGFTAAERAAEVPPFTVPVYLALRNPTDTSGVAGWECLVVVRGEALFTDVVLAGNAINAGDPVNGYEYVVGIGLAPLPYLATGTLLATFDLLVTDVDPTNVALELRPIQQPSLPGFMSWLPWNDQSALTPMVTTTGVPEVARITDGDPVAVALPTPRAVPAAGGVDLEWTVRLDDVDGFHVFRRLPGAAATRVTETLLPADGAVIRYRDDAPPPAGGTAWYSYAAWRDGRELARSAEVEVTSAGTPVARTALLANVPNPFNPETRIRYALAADGPVRVAVFDVTGRLVRTLVDGRRSAGEQDVTWSGRDDTGRAVASGAYYVRLETAAGVDHRKIMLLK
- the sfsA gene encoding DNA/RNA nuclease SfsA, whose translation is MEFPRPLQPATFIRREKRFLIHAVGPDGTDLVAHTNNTGRMTGCLHPGGRIWLSPAADPARKLKWSLEIVDTPEGVPVGVNTALANTLAAEAITAGLVPALAGCDDIRREVKYGTRGSRIDLLLAGAAGPVWVEVKNVSLVAGGHGRFPDAPSERGRKHLRELMDLAAAGERAVLLFCSQRPDARTVGPADDIDPAYGRLLRDALAAGVTVVGVGCDVSPQAIVPARLLDMQV
- a CDS encoding MBL fold metallo-hydrolase → MTMQLGDWNFRAVHDGRFKLDGGAMFGVVPKIFWEKQHPADEMNRIDLDLRCLLVDHGDRRILVDTGMGDRWTEKQLKIYGLVRRPNQLVAELAEAGVTRESITDVVLTHLHFDHCGGTLQERDGELRPVFPNARHWVQKRHWEWSQGPSERDRASFRPEDFAALAEHGQLQLVDGPGEIMPGVRVTTISGHTPGQQMVEFHTGAGTVVFVGDLLPFLSQVHIPWIMGFDLNPLLTVTEKKQFLTRAVEDGYILVFEHDTMHEAATVTFADGKFQPDRVFTLAAAAAGGE
- the lipA gene encoding lipoyl synthase → MKRQGGAEYNDMKRLLRTASLNTVCESANCPNRGECFSSRTATFMLLGDICTRHCTFCNIPGGRVRPVDADEPRRVAEAVAELQLKFAVVTSVNRDDLPDGGAAHFASTIRQIRRRNPGCGVEVLIPDFMGDPQALEVVLEAAPEVLNHNLETVPRLYGEMRPQADYHRSLQVLRRARQWADGFERNIRIKTGIMVGVGETLAEVTELMRDAVAHGVQILTIGQYLQPTAQHHPVIRYVEPAEFAEYARLGRELGLEWVESGPMVRSSYHAREQSDGLADERDGHAATG